The following coding sequences lie in one Deinococcus misasensis DSM 22328 genomic window:
- a CDS encoding helix-turn-helix domain-containing protein yields the protein MAWRPGHLSRMQLEERRLHFAQTYLTGKYNHQQLCDFYGISPSTLFLWKRRLRQYGLSGLKARKPPGRPRILSAQQQAQLQTWVQEVATEHGFADPTWT from the coding sequence ATGGCATGGCGACCCGGACATCTGAGCCGCATGCAGCTCGAAGAGCGTCGGCTCCACTTCGCTCAGACCTATCTGACAGGAAAATACAACCACCAGCAACTATGTGACTTTTATGGCATCAGCCCTTCCACACTTTTTCTGTGGAAACGTCGCCTCAGACAGTATGGACTGTCAGGTCTGAAAGCGCGCAAACCACCAGGTAGACCTAGAATCCTTTCGGCTCAGCAGCAAGCCCAGTTGCAAACCTGGGTGCAAGAAGTGGCGACCGAACATGGTTTTGCTGATCCCACCTGGAC